The Xiphias gladius isolate SHS-SW01 ecotype Sanya breed wild chromosome 17, ASM1685928v1, whole genome shotgun sequence genome includes the window GTGAACTGATGTGTGGATGCACTTTTGGCGACAACTGAATACTGAAGTaaggctttttgtttaaaatttgatttgatttgaaagtcagtcggtcagtcagtcagtcaaagcGGCCGTCCGTCCGCCACCCCACAATAGCTCCCACAGAGGACTCGTGAAGGCTCTGAGGGTCCAGACCAGGACTGCAGCCACTTCGCCCGTGGGAGCACGTTCGCTGAAAAGCGAGCCACCTCATAGCCACGAGCAAGAGATCGAGCCACGAGCTTGAAGCTCAGCGGCGATCCCTGGTGCAGCCCCTACCGACAGGCGCCTATCGGCAGACCGGGTCTCTCCTGATAACAGCCACGACCCAGGATCCTTCCTTCCTCAAGAGCTCTCCACGTCTCCTCTGTGGGAGTGTGGAAGTTAATCTGATGGCAGCCCCGGGTCCTATTTACAATCTCGGTAAATGAGGACTAGTGACGTCACCCGTGACGTCACCCCCTTCATTAAAAACTTCTGATagaatcaaatatttacaactgataaaaacaaatccGACAAATCCACCATCACTGATAATTGTAATGATTCTAACATAATTTATCTGGGGCTCTCTTTTCCGTGTTTGGGCTACAACCTTTTGTCAGGGGACATCTCATGCCACAGCATATATTGAGACTTTAACATCACACTTTAAACTTTGAGGTTGCAGTTTCAGCAaggccctttcctgtttcagcaTGACAATATTGACTTGCTCAAATCAACAATCATGAAGTAATGGTTTTCTTAGTTCTGTAAAGAAGAACTGTACTGGCCTACACTGAGCTCTTAACTCAGCCTCATCCAGCACTTGAGGGATGAACTGAAACACCAAAATGAGAGCCAGCAAGGCCTGATCACCCAGCATCAGTGTCTGGCCTCAACAATGCTCCTGCGGCAGAATGGGAACTAATTTCTGCATTCCTGCATTTCTTTCACCAAGTCACAATGCCTGTGCTTGAAGTAAGCATTAATATGTGTCACTCATACCATCAATATTCAATGGTAAAGGGGATTTACAGTTGTGCGTACTCCTGAACTCCTCCAAAAATCATTGTTGCAACTTCCTGCCAAGTGAATCAGCTGTCATGGTAGTCTCATTTCCTTAATTGAAGCAACGGTCACTGTACTCTGgcagaataacattttataaatgtgccTAACTTCTTTTACAGAATAAGTAGAGTTAATTCACAGTTTACATTCCTTTGCTATTAAAGTTTCCCTAAAATTAGGATGAAATAgacaattaaataaaagtatgtTTAATTTTATAGAAGACGGAAGTGgcacattcatatttttcactCCATTTGTTACTGAAATCATTAATGTGTCAGTGAACATAAATTTATTCAAGGGGTCTGAGAGGAAGTCATGTTGATAGGAGGGTACTTTTATTGCATTTAGGGTCATTTCACCGGTCAAACTATACTGACACCACACCAAAATCTGAATATAGAGCAAATGCTCTCATagatttattgaaaaaatactttaacattttcttttagccaaaataaaaacataattaccaaatatttaaatgaattggaaaactaaaaacacaacatgcattgtttacatagaaatatcttctttttaagtattaaaaaaaataatactttttaattattctttaaaaaaagaaaagtatttgcattttttcccccttaattATACcaatgttttgtatgtgtgttttgggaaACTCAAGAAAATGGCTCAGAGCtatcttttatatatatttttaaaaatatattaaacatcttttaaaatttaaaaatctattaatatatttcaaaaaattgcAGCTTGGATAAAAAAACCAATTTTGCTCTTGAAGTAAAGATCAGCTAATACAATCTAAAttatttaccccccccccccccccatttcatTTATGAAATAGCTGATCCCAGAGAATGAATCTCTGAGGACCGCCTTCTCGTCAGAAACTACAATCCCATAATTCTTTGCGACTTTGGCAGCATTTCTTGTCTACGTGGGAAGGGAGGGATTCGGACACAAACAAATTTCAACGGATTTAATGTTGGGCTACGTTGCCGATAACCGTGACATGTCAGGTGGATTTGAGAGATAACTCCATGACATATGAAACATGTGGCTCAAACCTGAAGAGATTCTGCTGAAGAACGCCTTTAAATTATGGGTCACCGAGAAGGATAACGACTATTTCGTACTGCAAAGGAGACGAGGGTACGGGGAAGGTGGCGGCGGTTTGACAGGTAACGTTCGCGGCTCGGTTTTCACCTCCTCGCACGAAGAGGACCGCTGCTGCGGCTTCGCCGaaacacatgaaataaacaaacaagctttGACCGGGTTGACTCGCCATACATTTGCTTATCTTACGCGCCGCCTGTCATGTGTGGGGCGGGTGCTGCTGTATAGCCcactagattaaaaaaaaaaccacacacacacacacacacaaaaaaaaaaccccaaaacaaaaaaactcattGCAACAGGTACAAGCGTCGGTGTCGAAATTGCATGAGTCGGTTTCGGTAGTGAACAGCTGGTTTCTCAGGTTGACACTCCAGCCTACAGGAGTAGAAGGGCTGTTTGAGCGGACGTGTCATATAGTGGCTTATTGggtttgtttgatgtttgtaACAGCACAGAGTTGACGAGGTCACAGGGGAAacgtgtgtctgtctgtctgtctgtctgtcagtcagtcaaacacacagcTCATCTCATTTCCTGCTGATTGTGTTTAGGTTGCAGGATGTACACCGGCCTAAAAGCTTTGAGCCACGGTTTTTGTCAGATGCAGATTCGAGTCACAATTTGCGAGCTGACAAAAGCAGACCCCAAATCACGTGTTACGTGTCGGAGGAGCATACTGATGGTACCGGTTCATCTTAAAAAGGATGTCCCATCCTTCGTGAGCATTTACCATTTGCTGCTGGTTTCCCCCAGTGTGTGAAGATTTGCACCCCTTTCTCCCAGAGGCTAGAGATAAAACACTTGAATCTGTCATCTTACTACATTGGAAGGGACTTCTCCCTGTACAATAAATGTGTCGCCCACTTTGCGGAGACACTGAAGCTTAGTTGGGCTGTCACACTGTAAATAAAGGACATGTTATAGTTTTTCCCGAAAATGAGATGTTATCTTTTCGCATTGAGAGAAAACTATTGTTTCAGCAGGGTATGGTTGCAACTAGCGGTTGTTTCCATTATTGATGAATCCGTCAGTTATTagtattttttcatgtattgttAAGTCTAAAGAAAAATGTCCGAAAAAGATCCCGAGGTCAAGTCTTTAAAtcgcttgttttgtccaaccaacagtccaagacCCAAACTTTACAAAGGATGGCAAATCCACACATTTTAGAAGCCAAACAAGCCAAAGCAAATACACTTTTTGCAGTTTGTTCTTGTTAAATTTCTTAAAAGATTAGTCAACTATAAAAGTGGTCATTGATGCATTTTCTGTTAGTAAACTAACCAATTCTTCAGCCCTACTATAGATATTTTGTAGAGTTGGCATAACAGCTTTccctgttttcttgttttggaaatgtgaataaataaatgtgattaaaacaaatatataaaatgtaaaactggcTGGCAATATTATTAGCAGACCTACtgatcatatatttttaaatgacaaatctTGGGGAATGAACAGTAATTCGGGGATTGTACCCTTCCATATTGATTAATTATGACTTtgattagtttttgtttaatttaatcttaTCTTCCAGTTACAGGAAAGAGTGGTGCATGTTCAAAGCAACTAgctgaaatttctttttctttttttttctttttttttttccccaggaatGATTTatgaacttttgaaaaaaagcagcattctCCTTTACATTGTGCAACATCAAGTTCACCCTCAGGTCCCTCAATTCCAGCTGAACCTCCAATGAGTTTCTGCTTGAGATAAAATCTGTTGCGTAAACCTAATTGCATGACATTCTTTACTGACTTGGATCTTTGAAAACCATCGTCACCTGACGGTATAAAGTTGTGCTTGTAAGACCACCAATGATTGTGCATTTTCACAGTCTCTGCCCTCGAGCTGCAGCGTGACAGCTGTAAGGTAATTAATAGgtaattaatgataatgaatgGTGTTGGTGTTCTAGCTAAAGACAAAAGGACCGAAGTCCTGTTGGCTGGTTTAATTATACTGGAGGTTAAATACTACCCGATGGTACAAAGCATGCTGCACTTGAAGCCCTCTCCACAAGAGCCTTTTGTGTCTAAAGTATTTTGAAGACTTTTATGCGTTTAAGCCTATCCTCTGCTGTGCGATGTTGTTCTACACTGATGAGAACATAAATTCTGTGAACCGTGTCTGATCATTTTGAGGCCTATACTATTTGGTGGCTCACAAGTACTACATGTGGTGAGCCTATCCACGTTCAGCAAGGCAGGCCAGTATAATGCTGATGCAATGGGTGAGAGAGTGGTTTCAGTGCGAGCTTGTTAATTATTCATGGAGGGCATGTCAGAGAGAAGTTATAAAGGTAACAGATTTTGCTAATTTTAGTTGTGTGGCTCCAACATGGACCTGGGGGGGATCATTCAGTTCCATTTCATTTCCACTGTCAGTACAATTATAAAGGGACAGTCTGAACAACCCTAGACAGTAGCTGAATTAGCTGAAGTTAGTCATATTTTCTGATGCTGTCAAATCATCAGTAAATACAGCAGTTAAACACGGCTGTGATCAGTCAACAAACAGTGATTGGTAATTGGTCCGAAAATTAGGTCTTTTAATGAAAGACTATTGTGTTCATTCTTAGCTGCTTAATTATCGTATAGAAATCtgatatttgactttttttgattttcaaaggCGTCACATGGTTGAAGGCCACGTGTAGCAGACTTGGTTAAAAAtatcaatgtactgtatgttacagGCCTCCTTGTGGGAACTCTGGATACTGTGTTGGACTCCACATCCAAAGTTGCTCCCTACCGTATTCTTCACCACACACCAGACTCACAAGTGTACTGGTCAATAGCATGTGGTATGtcactgtattttcattttattttggcaaatattTCAATAGGCCATGCTGACATAGCATAAAAACACTCACTGTTAATATACTGACGTTTTAGCAAAATTCAGTCAGAATCACAATGAAGCCAGTATTCTGAAATTCAAGTTAATGTGAGAACTAACAGCAGAAGTTGTTTCTCCTGTTACCTAGGACTTTTTTTAGTGACAAGTCTATTTTCCTcagagattaaaacaaacaaacatgataatactttcaaaataaaagcatgctCCACTTTATTAATCAGCAATTTTTTACGTTTTGCCTTGCgtttgtgtaatttttctcACTCTTGATATTGGGTCAGGTGTCACCAAAGAGGAAATTGTTCAGCACTGGGATTGGCTGCAGCAGAACATCATGAGGACGCTCTCTGTTTTCGACTCCAGCGAAGACATCACCAGCTTTGTACAGGGCAAGATTAGAGTAAGACCCATAAGAACAGACATATTTAACTGGGGACTCAGAACATCCCACACAACTAAATATTCAACAAGGTTATCTCTCAGCAGGGCTTTAATTGTAATGctataaaatactgcatatggTATTGGgctgtacatttttctaaaactgtagtCTCTGACCATCATTTGCTTAAACTGTAGTTCATTGactttttggccatttgggggcagcaCAACTAGCTGTAAAAACAATAGTGACACATTATCACGAGCGTGGcaaatgtgtaaacaaacagttGACTATTTCCATGTCATGCAGACGCAGAGCAACATTACCAATTATTCAGTCATGTCTGGCCACCCAGTGAATAattccaatattcactctcgtTTTAGCTCTGTTGGTCTTTACTAACTTCTCTTCAGCTTCTAAATTCTCCACTATATTcacctttgtctgtctgctgtttggtgttaaGAATGTAGTGTAAAGCGGATTTATCAGAGGTTTTTGGCTGGAAGAAAAAGCTTCCTGCTGCATCTGCAAACAACACATATTAGAGTGGTGAGACTGAATGAAAGCTAGTTTGGAggccatgaaaccaaaacaatgagctgaaagatgcgACAATGTTCTGTATAACTGAGGTGAACTGCAGAATTGGGTGATAATTAATTCTTTAAGAGGAACACCTTTCAAATTACTCACAgtccttttttccatttttgataaaaaggtattgattacagcagctttaatgaACATGATGCATTGTTCTAAAATCACCCTCAATCTGCAGTAACCCTCTATATTTAATATGTTAGGGTCTTATTGCTGAGGAAGGGAAGGCATCCCTGGTGCTGGAGGACGATCCTGAGAAGTTCCGAGAAGCACTTTTGAGGTTTGAGAAGTGGTTTGAGCTGCCACCAGAGGAAAAGCTGGTCACATATTACTCATGCAGCTACTGGAAAGGCAAAGTGCCCTGTCAGGGCTGGCTCTACCTCAGCACTAACTTCCTGTGCTTCTATTCATACCTGCTGGGAGCTGAGGGTAAGCCATTTCTGTGCCCTTTCATAACATGTGCTGACATTTGTCTTGATAATGTTGATAGGTGGCAACAAAGACTGTGGCAGCTCATAACGGCCACCATAGTGGGCTTTTATGGCCTTACaggaacattttttcattataaaatagCTCTTTGTAATGACAGCTGCCGTAATTGTGAAAAAGCCATTAGAGCAGAGCTCTTAGTGGAGGCACACTTAAAAAATAGTGTGGCAAATGAAAACCTCATGACACCGAGTGACATTTTAAGAATattcacaaagacaaacattttaatttctttgacaTCAGTAATTCTTTATAATTGTGCCACGGAGTATGTTGTTACTGCAGTGGATTGCACTTGTTTTAATTACTGAGAAATTGGGCTTTgttggacaaaaagaaaacagaattgCACAATAATCATAACACCAATTTACCAGTTCATTCAATATAACTGTCCTTGCGTCTGTGAGCCTTAATCacagatttcattttcatttattgtgtaTGACTGCAGTGAAACTGGTCATCTCGTGGGACGAGATCTGGAGGCTGGAGAAAACCTCTAACGTTATTCTGACTGAGAGCATCCATGTCTTGGCTCATGGAGAGGATCACTACTTCTCCATGCTGCTGCACCTTAATGAAACCTTCGTTATCATGGAACAGCTGGCTGACTACTCTATCAAGCGTCTTTTTGACAAAGAGGCCTTCCAAAGAGAGTCAGCGCTCTTCGATCCCCTGCAAATTACCAAGCGGTACTGTCTGTCTGCTACACTGAATAGCTTTACATGATCCTGTTAGTGCTGGCTGCCAACTGTAAGAAAACGGAGTAAACACAAAGTTTGACTTGATTCAAatgttatttctgtttcttttaacccTTCTCAAGTGTCAAGTAGGTCATACAGGACAATATTGGTGTTTGGTATTTTAAAAGCAACTTACTGTAGTTGTTTACTTTGACCATTTTTACTACATATTCCAGCTTTTGATTTGATATTGAAGCTAGAATCTTGCTttgtaattaagaaaaaaagaatttcaataaatgtttttacGTTTAGGGTTATAATAAAACAACAGGGCAATAAAGAAACTGTTATATAGAGGTAATTATGAGACCGTTCTGCATGTGAGTTTGAAGGATGCTTAAAGGATGTTGTTAGAAAACTTTAACGTGATGTTCTGTTCTACAGTATTTTCTGCTTTACTTCCCCCACAGAGGCCTAGAAGCTCATGCAAAGAGTGCACAGTTTCGGACGTTTTTCAGGCTTCCGAAGGAGGAAAACCTCTTAGAGGTGCACGAGAGCTTCCTGTGGGTGCCCTTCAGCCATTTTAACACACTTGGCaagatctgtctgtctgagaacTACCTGTGTTTCGCCAGTCAGGATGGAAGTCAATGCCACGTCATCATTCCAATGCGAGAGGTAAAGTCAATAAAGGCAGTACTCCTGGATCGATAAAAACACTTCCAATAACGCACAGGCTCAAATTGCACACTGCATACCGATGAATAGCAGAAAACTCCAAAAGTGACTGTCAGGTCTGCCAACATTGCCTTCTTCCAGGTCGTTAATGTTGAGAAGCCAGAATCCAGCAGCAGGGCTTTAacggtgtgtgtgcgtggcaAGAGGGCGCTGCGTTTCTCTGAGGTGCGGGACTACCAGCGGCTTGCCAACACAATTCGTAGCAGGTGTGGCATCAGTGCCAGCCCTCAGCACTCTGCTTCATCAGAGGTAACGTTATTTAACTGCAGCTTTAATTGTGCAATTTTAGTTGTTTATTTACTCCTTCTGTTCATTCTATATAGACTGGAGTGGGTTCtgacaatgaaaaatgatttgtcTTTATCTCCAAGGCCATACGAGGCGAATGCCAGTCACTAATCAACCACTTTGAGGACAATCCAGAGGATGTAACTCTGATGGTTGGACAGAAAGATTGCAGCAAGGCAGTGAGCACCGAGGCTCTCATGACTGTTTTCCACCCCCAGGATGTCGAAAACCTTGACCCCAAAATGGTAAATACCAGAGTTCTGTTCAAATCAAGCTTCCGTCTGTTTTCACCCACATTTTGTGGAAAACCACCACATTCACTGACAACATCTGACTGGATTACCATCATGCAATTGTAATGCATCAGAACCTAAAATATCTATGCACTGCAAGAGgggggtgtgtgggtgggtgtccAATCAGTTCAGGAGTTgacatatataaaaatgaagtATGCGTTGCAGACCATTTACAGTAACAATGAggtgtgctgtatgtgtgtttgaaagcttaaagaaaagatgaaggagCAGTCTTGGAACATCCATTTTGCTGAATATGGACGTGGCACGAGTATGTTCTTCACCAGGAAGACACAAGACTTGATTGTTCGTGGTGTTCCTGAGGCCTTGAGGGGAGAGCTGTGGATGCTTTTTTCAGGTGTTTATACATCAAACATTAATCTTGTCATGTTATGCACAGTAAACTATATGCTGTGTCAGTGATTTGATAACAAAGCCGTGCATGACTGAAAGTGTCATGTACTCAAGTGTTCATTCAACATCAATAATGAAGTAAAAGTTGGTTGGTGTGGGAACTCTGTAGCATCTGTTTTTGGACTGGATGTGGTTTTGCTTCTGTAGGAGCTGTGAACGACATGGCCACTCACCCCGGCTATTACACTGAGCTGGTTGAACAGTCTCTGGGCACAAGCACTCTGGCTACAGATGAGATTGAAAGAGACTTACACCGCTCTTTGCCAGAGCACCCTGCCTTTCAGAGTGACACAGGAATCTCGGCTCTACGCAGAGTCCTTACTGCCTATGCCTACAGGAACCCTAAAATCGGATACTGCCAGGTATTTTGATTTCTTTAGGCTTTTTGTTAACAGGCAGAAGAGCCCTGATTGACAGCTCTTAGAGGCTGTGAGTAAAATGCAGGAACAGCTATCAGCCAATTACTGTTACTTTTGCCAGAGGTTTGTTATCACTGAAAAATCTATGataattatgaaaaaacacatacaaaaacacgaTTACCAGGAAGAGATACTCTCATAATCATACTTTCTTAATTTCTACTGGTAATTTATGTGAGAATATcctgtttttgtggttttaacaATGATGGATGAGGGGATAGTTATGGTACAGACTAAAAAGGCCACGTACCTTGTGGAAAAAAACCACTGGAGGTGAGAAAAGGCCACAGATACTCtaaaacaattgaaaaatattttcaagaaTGCACTTAAAAATGTCCCTCGTAGACACAAATATCTTTATACTGGCCTCCACTTTGCAGTTAACCTTACACTTAGGACTGAAATAATCTGTTTTTGAAAGTGTGTCCTTTTTGTCCTGCTCAGGCCATGAACATTCTCACCTCAGTTCTCCTGCTCTACGCAAAAGAAGAGGAGGCCTTCTGGCTCTTAGTAGCCGTCTGTGAGAGGATGTTGCCGGATTACTTTAACCGTCGAATAATTGGTGAGAGGGGAAGCAAAGGATGCCATTCTGATACTGTTTCTGCTGGCAACTTGTGGATGTAAAATTCtaatattttaagaatttacTTGTGCTTACAAATGTTGCCCATCTTTCTTCAGGTGCTTTGGTCGACCAGGCAGTGTTCGAGGATCTGATTCGAGAAAACCTCCCCCAGTTGGTGGAGCACATGACAGACCTGAGTTTCTTCTCATCCGTGTCCTTGTCCTGGTTTCTCACTCTCTTCATCAGTGTCCTGCCCATAGAGAGCGCTGTGAACGTGGTGGACTGTTTTTTCTACGATGGCATAAAAGCAATTCTGCAGCTCGGCCTGGCTGTGCTGGACTACAACATGGAGGCTCTGATCAGCTGCAACGACGATGCAGAGGCCGTCACCATCCTCAACAAGTCTGTGTGAACACAAACTAAGCAGAGCTGACATATTTTAAACATTAGTGCTCTGCAAATGAATGTTTCTCTATCCCTTATGgtttttttcagattctttGACAGTGTTACAAACAAAGACAGTCCATTGCCCCCAACAGTGCAGCAAGCTTCAGTGGGCAATAATGATAAAGCATCCCACTTGAATGTAGATATCAGTGAACTCATCCGAGAGGCCTACGAGGTACTGCAGGTTATTTCAGTATCAGTTTCAGTCAGGGATGTGGGTTTTGGGGTTGATTTGAACTAATCTTGTTTCTTTACAGAAATATGGAAACATCCGTTCAGAGGAGGTCGAGAGCTCAcggaaaagaaacaaactgcaTGTGATCCAGACACTGGAGGATACAACCAAGCAAAATGTAGTAAGTGCCCACTGATTTTAGAGTAAGTAGTGTAATTAAATTGTTACATTGTTGGCATTaaagattgattttaaaatctgttttcagattCGGGTGGTGTCCCAAGAAGTCAGATTCAGTGCCTCACACCTTGATGAGCTTTATAATTTGTTCAAAGTGAGTCAAAAACGTAATACAGTATCTTCAGTTTCATCATGCATAAATGACAGTTGTCATAATTAAGAAATGAGAAATAGACAGgtcatactgtatttctctttgttctctttgtTTAGAGGCAGCATTTCCTCAGCTGCTACTGGACAATGCAGAGCCCAGCTCTTCTACATCATGACCCCAGCCTGGCCTATTTAGAGCAGTACCAGTTGGGTTTCCAACAATTCAGCGTGCTCTTCTCCCTACTGGAGCCCTGGGCTTTCTGCAGCACCAAGTGCACCCTCTCCCTCTGGGTCTTCCGCCTGATAGATGAGAACCAGGACGGCCTTGTCAACTTTAAAGAGTTCTGCTGTGCCCTTGGTAAGCTCACGTGTTCTCTACTCTCCACTAAAGCAGCTGTGAACCTCACTATCCCCACTGCTATAACTGCATATTTCTTCTCCTGCAGATACGTTGTACAGTGGATCTTTCACAAATAAGCTGAAATTCCTCTTCAAGCTGCACCTGCCACCAGGTGAGTGACGAACAAAGGGtaaaaccagcagcagcaaatcTAAATTTAGTTGTCTCAGTGGCACCTGTCTCttgtaaaatagaaaatagaattgTGTTACTGTATCTTCAGCTTCAACCACTGAgccatttctttcaaaatatattGACAGTGAAGATAGACTCCAGCAGGGTCAAAGTTCAAGttcaacaaatgttttcatacagGTTTCTTTACGGCCTTCAGATTCTACCTAACGCCATTACATGACAGCAATAACATTagagcagcagacacacagaagcAGCCTAAAGTAAAACACAAGGTCAGATAGAGTCACATCAGTCTTTTATCTACAGGACTTGAAAATGTATGAGTTGTCATTTCAATAATCCAGTCCATAACTCAGCATTTGTTGAGTGAGCACATTGCCTGGGGGAAGAAACTGTCCTTGAATGTGTGGCTCTTGTCTGCATGATGTGGCAGTGCGTGCTTGAGGGCAGGGGTAAGAATAGTCCGTGTTGGGTGAAAGAACTTTACCATTGCAACGATGGGTGTAAGGAGCTGTAAGGGCATTTTGCAGTGGGCTAGTTTCTCCACAAAGAGGATCTGATGAGGAAGCACTGCTCAAATTACTACTGACAGCTTAGCAGCAGAGTAGTACTGAGTCACTGTGATGTGCCGGGCCAGTGAACATCAGGCAGCAAAGCTTGTTTTATGTCTGATGGAGAGTGCACATTGCTTCAGCACCAAGGACAGGTCCCATCGGGGTGTCACAGTCCAAACAAGATGGTAGACAACGACTTCCAATGTGCCCCCCTAAAGCTGGATTCATACTTCTGCGTCCAGGGGCCGCACTGTACCTGCAGTGGCTACGTGTGTAGGCTCCAAGGTTGCCCTAAGTACCGAGTGTTTGTTCTTTACTTCCCCTTCATAACCAAAAGAATTCTGTTCGACCAAACCAACGTTTTTGAAGTCACAATCCTGCCATCATAAGACAAACACCTACACGTGCACAGTGCTGGTTAGTAACAAGTGTGCTcataattaaaaggaaaattttaCCGCTTATTAATTCATTGTCATTCCGACTTTGACACTGTGCAATGTGGGTTTTTCCTTCAGGCAAAGTATGCAGAGTTGTGGACTTCCAAGACGTATGCAGAATGGgctgaaaaagtaaacaagAGCTCTCAAACGCTTTGAGGATTTCACAGTAGGGCAGCCCTGAGCCCTCATGGACTTACTGAGAGCCCACATCAAagtctgtgactgtgtgagGGGGAGGCATTGGAACTGGGCCAAACACTGCATTGATCAAGGGTTTTTCCAATTTTGAGGACATTACAGATAGGAGCGCTAAAAAGGGTATCATTCGGATTACAATATTAACAGTTCTACATCTGTGGAACATAAGGGACAGTTTGTGCTCTGTCAGAACTAGTTTGTAACAAGGGTTGTGTGACCATGTCGGAAATCAAAAGTGTGTATACCTGATTCGAACGACTACACACGAAGGTAGTTTGTCATAAAGAGGGCGTCGACGCA containing:
- the tbc1d8b gene encoding TBC1 domain family member 8B isoform X2; translated protein: MWLKPEEILLKNAFKLWVTEKDNDYFVLQRRRGYGEGGGGLTGLLVGTLDTVLDSTSKVAPYRILHHTPDSQVYWSIACGVTKEEIVQHWDWLQQNIMRTLSVFDSSEDITSFVQGKIRGLIAEEGKASLVLEDDPEKFREALLRFEKWFELPPEEKLVTYYSCSYWKGKVPCQGWLYLSTNFLCFYSYLLGAEVKLVISWDEIWRLEKTSNVILTESIHVLAHGEDHYFSMLLHLNETFVIMEQLADYSIKRLFDKEAFQRESALFDPLQITKRGLEAHAKSAQFRTFFRLPKEENLLEVHESFLWVPFSHFNTLGKICLSENYLCFASQDGSQCHVIIPMREVVNVEKPESSSRALTVCVRGKRALRFSEVRDYQRLANTIRSRCGISASPQHSASSEAIRGECQSLINHFEDNPEDVTLMVGQKDCSKAVSTEALMTVFHPQDVENLDPKMLKEKMKEQSWNIHFAEYGRGTSMFFTRKTQDLIVRGVPEALRGELWMLFSGAVNDMATHPGYYTELVEQSLGTSTLATDEIERDLHRSLPEHPAFQSDTGISALRRVLTAYAYRNPKIGYCQAMNILTSVLLLYAKEEEAFWLLVAVCERMLPDYFNRRIIGALVDQAVFEDLIRENLPQLVEHMTDLSFFSSVSLSWFLTLFISVLPIESAVNVVDCFFYDGIKAILQLGLAVLDYNMEALISCNDDAEAVTILNKFFDSVTNKDSPLPPTVQQASVGNNDKASHLNVDISELIREAYEKYGNIRSEEVESSRKRNKLHVIQTLEDTTKQNVIRVVSQEVRFSASHLDELYNLFKRQHFLSCYWTMQSPALLHHDPSLAYLEQYQLGFQQFSVLFSLLEPWAFCSTKCTLSLWVFRLIDENQDGLVNFKEFCCALDTLYSGSFTNKLKFLFKLHLPPAFDLPEDGVIRKSPERGRGKVDLQAYLKQWQNEILKKEETIKDLPRINQTQFIQFSKTLYNIFHGDPEEESLYRAVAHVTSLLLRMEEVGRRLQEPSSPPESTKLTSTSAAEESSTEEASSTPESSDTSSSHNSQEAGPDLSEVEWSFSFEQVLASLLNEPIIVSFFERPIDIQTKQGQAKVAQLKLKVNK
- the tbc1d8b gene encoding TBC1 domain family member 8B isoform X3, with the protein product MWLKPEEILLKNAFKLWVTEKDNDYFVLQRRRGYGEGGGGLTGLLVGTLDTVLDSTSKVAPYRILHHTPDSQVYWSIACGVTKEEIVQHWDWLQQNIMRTLSVFDSSEDITSFVQGKIRGLIAEEGKASLVLEDDPEKFREALLRFEKWFELPPEEKLVTYYSCSYWKGKVPCQGWLYLSTNFLCFYSYLLGAEVKLVISWDEIWRLEKTSNVILTESIHVLAHGEDHYFSMLLHLNETFVIMEQLADYSIKRLFDKEAFQRESALFDPLQITKRGLEAHAKSAQFRTFFRLPKEENLLEVHESFLWVPFSHFNTLGKICLSENYLCFASQDGSQCHVIIPMREVVNVEKPESSSRALTVCVRGKRALRFSEVRDYQRLANTIRSRCGISASPQHSASSEAIRGECQSLINHFEDNPEDVTLMVGQKDCSKAVSTEALMTVFHPQDVENLDPKMLKEKMKEQSWNIHFAEYGRGTSMFFTRKTQDLIVRGVPEALRGELWMLFSGAVNDMATHPGYYTELVEQSLGTSTLATDEIERDLHRSLPEHPAFQSDTGISALRRVLTAYAYRNPKIGYCQAMNILTSVLLLYAKEEEAFWLLVAVCERMLPDYFNRRIIGALVDQAVFEDLIRENLPQLVEHMTDLSFFSSVSLSWFLTLFISVLPIESAVNVVDCFFYDGIKAILQLGLAVLDYNMEALISCNDDAEAVTILNKFFDSVTNKDSPLPPTVQQASVGNNDKASHLNVDISELIREAYEKYGNIRSEEVESSRKRNKLHVIQTLEDTTKQNVIRVVSQEVRFSASHLDELYNLFKRQHFLSCYWTMQSPALLHHDPSLAYLEQYQLGFQQFSVLFSLLEPWAFCSTKCTLSLWVFRLIDENQDGLVNFKEFCCALDTLYSGSFTNKLKFLFKLHLPPAFTGSPLHLKEQRIQHFNPVTEDSSRLSRLTGQPLYSFFSLKTHI